ATAATAAAATACCTTACCAAAGAGAACTATGTCGCCATATAAGGAAGAAAGAATTCAaattaagatatattgaaaaacaacgttGTAAATACAGGAACTTTACTTCCAAGCGATTGCTTCTATGGCAGTTATAGGATAAAGTGGCCCGATGCTGTAACGATCAGAGTAATCAAGATAActtaataatgttttttaCATACAAGAATTAGACGCCCAATTTAATATAAGCCTCCATACGGGTTGCTTGACAATATTTCAAATGTGTTGCAACAGCTGGATTGTATTTAACAGCGCACGCTTGTATTTAACAGTAgaaatcgataacaatcgtTGTTAGTAGCGAGCAGCTGTTGTGCACGACACACCGTTAAAGTTTTAGACATACGCGTCTGTTAGGGCGGGATACATTTGATTCGAgcgaaaaaatattaattagacGCATCAAGATGTTCggcttatttaatttttggaatTTAGCAGCCTCTTCGACACCGGTTAGCTAACAATAATGACCATACTGTAAAGAGCATGCTCAAATTGTAAAAACGTCTTACAGCCGTCGAGAAATCGACGAACCGTTGACAGTCCCGAAGGAAACGCATCCATAGAGAATTCAGGCAGTGACGAGAACAGTAACATTGTCCAGTCTGATAACAATGAGAGTAGTGCACTGCTGGACAGCAACATGAATGGAAGCACtcccagcagcagcgccgTGAGTGCTAGCACCAGCGACTCGTCGTCTGCAGCTGGTGGAAGAACTCCTGATTCTCCACCAGTATTGGGAACCGTTCGTGATAATGCATCCAATGGCCTGGGTAAGTGAACAAACACTTAATTAACATGCATCTCTCTAATCtccatgcaattaaaatgcgagCTTAGGCAGGACTGTAAGAGAACATGATTGGGAGTCGCTACGCATCGTTTCGCCGCCCAGAATCATAAGAGCTCGTCTCAGTCCAGCTCCAGGTGCCTATCGTGAGTTCACTTTAAGGACATTTTCAGCAATCTATGCGCGTTTGAAACGCAAACTTACATATGCTATCCTTTTAGCCGGACAGCCAGTGGACTCGATTAGTCTTTCGGACAGTTCGGATAATGCAAGTCCGCCAAGACCTCGCACTCCAATTCCCTTTGTAGATCTAAGCACACCGGAATACCCTCGCCGTCGTGCGTTCTTTCATCGTCGCAGCAACCATCAGGAGCGTCTACCTCTGGCCCCGCCCGGCCCGGCTGTTGCATCTACACCTTCGTCGTCAAGCAACAATAGCTCAACAGATGATATTTATAGATGCCCGGTGTGCTTTGAAAGTGTCCGCGACCATGAGCCGGCATCGACCGAGTGCGGTCACGTTTTCTGCCACGCTTGCATCGTGGCTGCGGTCCGTGCGACCAAAAAGTGTCCTCTATGTAACGAGAAGTTGACATTGCGTCGCATTTTTCGTATTTATTTCTAGATCATCTGACATCGCTTTGAATGCGTTTATCCCTTACAAAAGATATACAGATTTGGATGTGAGAAGTGATTGATGATGATTTAACTCAAACATACTATGATACCTATTTTAGTTAGctgctttaatatttattaattcgtGCATGTTATTTCAGtaacgaaacaaaacaaaaacaaaaaaaaaaacaaacaaaaaataatcaaaaaatcGAATTATATGTTGTGTAAAATAACCGTTGAATTGTGTTCTTATTGTTTGGTTCCTTAGCTTAGAATATGGGCTTAGTTTGGCTGCCTTGGCTTGGCTTAATGTAGATTTAgctgtttcgttttttttttttttttttttgatgagttcctaatttgtttataaataacatCAAATTCAGCATTTGCCAGCAGTTATTTATGTTAAacagcaaacaatttaaaattattgtaGCAGCTGGATCGCATTGTTGCATTTTACAGCGCAGATCGATAACAATCGCATTTTACAGCGATCAGCTGATGTTCGCGACACCGTTAAAGCTGCTGACATACGCGTCTGTTTTGGGCGGGATCCATTTGACTGAAGCGAAAAAAAACTACATATATAAAGTGCATCAAAAAGTTGTTCGTATTTGCCGGCTCAGGTTAGCTAATAATTATTACCACATCAAAACTATAAGCATATGTATCTTACAGCCGACGAGAAATTGCCCAATTGTTGAGTCTCTGGAGCAAAAACTAACCATGTGGAATTCAAGCGGGCGCCTTCAACTGTCTGAGGCCCGCGACATTTGCATAAGCGGACATGGGCCTAATTAACATGGATTTGAGCAACTGATGAAATTGCCGCAACTTCAGTCCAAGTTGTTAGAACCGTTCGTCGTAATGCGTCTGCTGCCATcccagttgttgttttagctACGCCCCAGCTCAAATccagaacagcaacagcgcgACAGCTCAAGCTCAGATATTTATGAATGCACGTTTGTTATCAACGTGCTCGGGACCGAGTGCGGCCACGTTTTCTGCCGCGGTTGACGCAACGTGACCAAGAAATGTCCTTTTATGTAACGAGAAACTGATACTGCGTAGGACttcttgtatttatttttaaatcggCTACCCCTTTCCCCTTGCCACCTTCTTGATGGCAGCAGGATGTGTATAGAGATTTAGCTGCAAtgtatttgaaatgttttgaaCGAGAAAGATGGCAcaccgaagatttaatacccttgcagaacgAACCTTATTCGTAATTCTCATAATGTTTTGCTCGAAGCTAAGAGGCACAGGAAAAATAGTtaataaacaagttttttatgcaagaacctacttttcgaccgatcgttgctatgacagctatatgatatagtggtccgatccagccgGTACATATGTACtacgtgcaacagaaagagtaAGAGTATGCAAAGTTTCGTGACGATAATTGAGAGActagcaaaaataataaccATATGCGATCCCTGTAAAGAGGTCCTGGGTTCCTTGCGCATTTCTGGAGTGATAAAACAGatgctggcaaaaaaaaaaaaaccaatggCAATGCGCATGCCAACTGTTctatgcaataaaaatgttcgTCATATGTAATCTTAACATTAAACATGAATTGAGCTCGGTAATATAACAGTGAGCTCATGACGTCACTCTGATAAGCAATGCGAGTGACTTGCGCATTAAGCACCTTGTATGCTGCTGGCAGCCcgcctttgtgtgtgtatcgACTGTTATTATCGATAGTATGCACTTGCACTCACAAAACAAAGTTGTATTATATTTCAAGAACAAAAAGAGAGCAGATATAAGGGATTTTGTACTTAGaatcaatcaaaaataattaaatatattaaaatactgGAAAGTATTTTTCTTATGTTACCAGATACGAATTTATAGTGCCTTGGGGCTGCCTATATGTTAAGTATCGATACTTATGCGAAACCATCGATAATATCCACAGCCGCTTGTCATCGCTAGGCAAGTAGATATCGCTCATCCCTAGTTGCTACTCAGTTCATTTTCGGTTTTTGTGCGCAGCGGAGTTACCTTTATATCAATTTCGAGGCGTTcgacaaaaattaaaaactaatttatagTAAAAGACGCGCTGCAGTcaacctatatatatatatacatatatatatatatatatgttagctGCAAATAACAAGCACAAACAACAAGAGGCGGCTACAAAGTGATTACGaatttgtatgtttttattGCCTTGTCTAACTACATATaagagtttttgttgttttttttttttattgtatacgaaatatcaatttggttgttattgtgttgctgctgctgctgctatactttgttgttgtgataTTTGTATATTGATGTGCAAAATGTGTACTGCGCGTGCAATTGCCCTTTGTCTGTCTCGTTTTACCgttcttacatttttttttttacattgtGTTTTGCGAACGCGTCATCGTTTAGATGAaaaatgcccaaaaaaaaaacggcacaCATTTTGCGCTTGATTTGTTGcgctatgtgtgcgtgcgtgtgtgtgtgtgtgtgtgagataGATGTAGTAATTGATTAATTGCAATATGTGTCCTGCGCATTGTTAgctttaataaacaaattttgtaaaagCCGCCAAAAGGCGAACGATCTcagttggcagcagcagcagcagcagcagccagcgtCAGCGTCAAAGAAAGTGCGGCCTGGCTGccagtttgtgtgtgtgtgtgtgtgtgtgtgtgtgcgaagtaaaggcaaaaaaaaaaaaccaagcccAATGTATTCATGtctttatttgttgctgctgctgccgcggctGTATAACGGCATATAACGGCGCCGCATGGCGCATAGCAAAAGTGAAATTTCTTCTtgaatttctttattatttaaatttgttgtgccAGTTATTTGCCATTCTTtctgcattgttgttgttgttgttgctactgttgctgcggttgttgttgttgttgttgttgtcactgtCACTGGCAACGCCTCTGCTCTCTGCTGTTTTTGCCATTCAAACATTGTTgcgagcttttttttttttttatcaacgCTATCAGCGGAAACATTTTGCCGCACCCCGCTTGACCTTATTCCACTCATTCACTCTctcatgcacacgcacacgcacacaaattgcGTGGCTTCTCTCTTTTAATGCACCGCAACTCGCCCGACCACCCGCCCGCCCGCCTGCTTACTTCCTCGCTGTCTATCACCCGCATTTCTGTTTGTCGAGCTGAAGTTGACTCATTCTCGCACAATGCGCATTCCACactcgcattcgcattcacattttttcttttaagcgCCTAGAGAGCAAATTACTCTCacgctctctcactcactcactctctctctctcttcccaCCCACTCGCTCTTCGTTAAGCTTTTGCTATTTAAGGCCGAGCCTTAAACGCAGCTTATATGCAACTCTCACAGCTCTCTCCCAACTATCAACGCAACGTGCTTTGcctctgctgccgctgctgctctcTGCCAATCAGCAGCAAATTTTAGATCGTACatgaacatatatgtatgttatctctgcccccccccctctcacGTCATACAGCCAATGGCAGCTGTTCTCATGCGTTTGCAAAAACGTGACTTCTGCACTTTGcgcatttgaaattttatctGAATTGCAGTTTCGAACCCGGAACTGTTAAAGTCACCAAACCGTTTGCTTTTGGTTGCTGCTACCTGCCTTGCCCGGGCCCGTCTTTGTTTAACATTCCAACTAGCACTTTTACATGGAACCTTGgggtacatatgtatatgtagatattTATAGCTAAAGTTGGGGTTGAATCACTTTTAGTACAGAGCATTTGCATGCTAAAAACATTTGTCCTCCGTTTTATTGGACAACTTTGAAAATAGGTCTGCACCAAATTGTAAATGCGTAGGATAAACTATTTAAAGAAATATCAGTTTACGAATTTTCCAGTCAATCAAACTTAAATGGGGCTTTCATTGAGAGTATGTCCTTACTATTTTCTGGTATAATGAAacctatatacttatatgccTGTGATACCAAGAGTCAAATCTGATTACTAATAGCTACAGTTCTTATCAGAGTAGCAAGCCGTTGCCggccaaaccaaaccaaaaacaaGTTCAAGTACACTGGATTTTCATTGCATGGCGCTTATCTGAGGAATGTCTCATTGATTGACTCACGCACACGAAAACTAACAGTGATTTTATCGGCTTGACAAACCTATTACAAATGTTCAGTCCATTATTTGCAGATACCCTTGTGGGAGTATTCAAATTGAGTCACcaaagaagcagaagcagacagcgtatatgcatatatattctcgatcagtatcaacagctgTCAATATATGGTCCATGTAGTTTTAGTTGTAAGGCTTTCGCCATGAAACTTTTCATAGTTCCGTCTTTTAGACAGACTTCAATGTATCGGAGTTAACCGAATCGGACTGCCAAAGCTGCCATTCCGTTTAGTTTGCTGTTGCGTATCATTAAGAGCTAGAAAAAATAATGATTCTGCCAAATAGTTTGTTCCGTCCGAAAGTCTTTAACTACTAAGCGGCAGCCCGAAAAAGTCATTTATCGATTTATGAATAAAATTCGGCTGATGAGtgcttttttataccctgaacccattaaaaatgggtaaaacgggtatattgtatttgtgcaaatgtatgtaacaggcagaaggaagcatctgcgaccccataaagtatatatatattcttgatcagcgcAAGAATCTCATAACctgtaagagctagagactagAGAGGCTTCTATTACCCGCAcggatcgagtttgtttccgatattcTATAACTTGCCCCATTGCCATGTAATCGATCaattctgttttttgggcaattttggtaaataataagaactaaagttaccaaacttgacatgtagTTTCTAATTTAGTGTATATcc
This window of the Drosophila virilis strain 15010-1051.87 chromosome X, Dvir_AGI_RSII-ME, whole genome shotgun sequence genome carries:
- the LOC6631790 gene encoding E3 ubiquitin-protein ligase COP1 isoform X2, whose translation is MFGLFNFWNLAASSTPPSRNRRTVDSPEGNASIENSGSDENSNIVQSDNNESSALLDSNMNGSTPSSSAVSASTSDSSSAAGGRTPDSPPVLGTVRDNASNGLGRTVREHDWESLRIVSPPRIIRARLSPAPAGQPVDSISLSDSSDNASPPRPRTPIPFVDLSTPEYPRRRAFFHRRSNHQERLPLAPPGPAVASTPSSSSNNSSTDDIYRCPVCFESVRDHEPASTECGHVFCHACIVAAVRATKKCPLCNEKLTLRRIFRIYF
- the LOC6631790 gene encoding uncharacterized protein isoform X1, with protein sequence MFGLFNFWNLAASSTPPSRNRRTVDSPEGNASIENSGSDENSNIVQSDNNESSALLDSNMNGSTPSSSAVSASTSDSSSAAGGRTPDSPPVLGTVRDNASNGLGRTVREHDWESLRIVSPPRIIRARLSPAPGAYPGQPVDSISLSDSSDNASPPRPRTPIPFVDLSTPEYPRRRAFFHRRSNHQERLPLAPPGPAVASTPSSSSNNSSTDDIYRCPVCFESVRDHEPASTECGHVFCHACIVAAVRATKKCPLCNEKLTLRRIFRIYF